From a region of the Candidatus Ancaeobacter aquaticus genome:
- a CDS encoding acyl-CoA thioesterase — MINEPKTNKIQIRVRYPEVDQMGVVHHSNYFVYFEMARVEHLRSLGYNYSDCEKDGILFAVVKIACNYKFPAYYDELIDIETTVTRVRAATIEHAYKVTKNNGKTLIAEASSTIACINKDGELQEMPEFLLGPMKAE; from the coding sequence ATGATTAATGAGCCAAAAACTAATAAGATACAAATCAGAGTACGGTACCCTGAAGTTGATCAAATGGGCGTTGTGCACCACTCAAATTACTTTGTATATTTTGAAATGGCGCGCGTAGAACACTTGCGGTCACTTGGATATAACTACAGCGATTGTGAAAAAGACGGGATACTCTTTGCTGTGGTAAAAATCGCCTGTAACTACAAATTTCCCGCCTATTATGATGAGCTGATTGATATTGAGACCACCGTTACACGAGTGCGCGCAGCAACGATAGAACATGCGTACAAAGTGACTAAGAATAACGGAAAGACACTAATTGCGGAAGCATCGTCAACAATCGCCTGCATCAATAAAGACGGTGAACTGCAGGAAATGCCAGAATTTCTTCTCGGACCGATGAAAGCAGAATAA